Proteins encoded in a region of the Anopheles aquasalis chromosome 2, idAnoAquaMG_Q_19, whole genome shotgun sequence genome:
- the LOC126569444 gene encoding knob-associated histidine-rich protein, which produces MGQEKSLPSRCTSAHDYHHHHHHHHHHHHHSTSSSTASTASSAVPSRSPSTASTTSSASSASAASSYKSVERQTKYLNEHLYIKSYLDIEEEDRNAKLLFQKVRPGGIRNYTPKILSENPKQDLDVWI; this is translated from the coding sequence ATGGGCCAGGAGAAATCTCTGCCCTCCAGATGTACCTCCGCACATgactaccatcatcaccaccatcatcaccaccaccatcatcaccactcgACGAGCTCGTCCACCGCCTCGACGGCCTCGTCCGCCGTACCGTCCCGCTCGCCGTCCACCGCCTCGACGACCTCGTCCGCCTCGTCCGCATCGGCCGCCTCCTCGTACAAGAGTGTCGAGCGGCAGACCAAGTACCTTAACGAGCACCTCTACATCAAGTCCTACCTCGacatcgaggaggaggaccgcAACGCCAAGCTACTGTTCCAGAAGGTGCGCCCGGGTGGCATCCGCAACTACACGCCCAAGATACTGTCCGAGAACCCGAAGCAGGATCTCGATGTTTGGATCTAG